The following coding sequences are from one Malaciobacter pacificus window:
- the gatA gene encoding Asp-tRNA(Asn)/Glu-tRNA(Gln) amidotransferase subunit GatA, which translates to MITLKEALTLSDDDIKKLRDDLTTKIKNSNIGAYVEQLTSTDISQTGSGIPIAIKDNINVKNWEITCSSNILKGYISPYNATVINNLEKAGLSAFGRANMDEFAMGSSTESSCYGKTLNPVNNEKVPGGSSGGSAAAVAGGIAIAALGTDTGGSIRQPAAYCGCVGMKPTYGRVSRYGITAYSSSLDQCGPITQNVEDAAILYDIISGHDPMDSTSANIAYEAVTPKLDGDKKLTIAVIDNFISQASPAIQNAFEKTIKALENAGHTIVHKNMLDTDKILSSYYIVATAEASANLSRFDGVRYGNRKGEGGLKDMYVQTKSQGFGQEVQKRIMLGSFVLSSGYYDAYYIKAQKVRHLIKDEYEAIFKDADLILSPVAPTTAPKFGSFKTSLEMYLSDIYTISVNLAGLPAISVPVDKDEDGMPVGLQLIAKAYDEQTMFDGALSLEKAVNYNK; encoded by the coding sequence TTGATAACTCTAAAAGAAGCACTTACCTTAAGTGATGATGATATAAAAAAACTAAGAGATGATTTAACTACAAAAATTAAAAATAGCAATATAGGTGCCTATGTTGAACAACTAACTTCTACTGATATTTCACAAACAGGTTCTGGAATTCCAATAGCAATAAAAGATAATATAAATGTTAAAAACTGGGAAATTACTTGTTCTAGTAATATTTTAAAAGGATACATTAGTCCTTATAATGCAACAGTTATTAATAATTTAGAAAAAGCTGGCTTATCTGCTTTTGGTAGAGCAAACATGGATGAATTTGCAATGGGAAGTTCAACTGAATCTTCTTGTTATGGTAAGACATTAAATCCAGTTAACAATGAAAAAGTTCCTGGTGGAAGTAGTGGAGGTAGTGCTGCTGCTGTTGCTGGTGGTATTGCAATTGCTGCCCTTGGAACTGATACAGGTGGAAGTATTAGACAACCAGCAGCTTATTGTGGTTGTGTTGGTATGAAACCAACTTATGGAAGAGTTTCAAGATATGGAATTACAGCTTATTCTTCTTCACTTGATCAATGTGGTCCTATTACACAAAATGTTGAAGATGCAGCAATTTTATATGACATTATTTCTGGACATGACCCAATGGATTCTACTTCAGCAAATATAGCTTATGAAGCAGTTACTCCAAAACTTGATGGTGATAAAAAACTTACAATTGCAGTAATTGATAACTTCATTTCTCAAGCTAGTCCCGCAATTCAGAATGCATTTGAAAAAACAATTAAAGCATTAGAAAATGCAGGTCATACAATAGTTCATAAAAATATGTTAGATACAGATAAAATATTATCATCTTATTATATCGTTGCTACAGCAGAAGCAAGTGCTAACCTTTCTAGATTTGATGGTGTTAGATATGGAAATAGAAAAGGTGAAGGTGGCTTAAAAGATATGTATGTTCAAACTAAATCTCAAGGATTTGGGCAAGAAGTACAAAAAAGAATTATGTTAGGATCATTTGTATTAAGTTCTGGTTACTATGATGCTTATTATATCAAAGCACAAAAGGTAAGACACTTAATTAAAGATGAATATGAAGCAATTTTTAAAGATGCTGACTTAATTTTATCTCCAGTTGCTCCAACAACTGCACCAAAATTTGGTTCATTTAAAACATCACTTGAGATGTATTTAAGTGATATTTATACTATTTCTGTAAATTTAGCTGGTCTTCCTGCTATCTCAGTTCCTGTTGATAAAGATGAAGATGGAATGCCTGTTGGTTTACAATTAATAGCAAAAGCTTATGATGAGCAAACAATGTTTGATGGTGCTTTATCACTTGAAAAAGCAGTAAATTATAATAAATAA
- the guaB gene encoding IMP dehydrogenase yields the protein MRIRKRALTFEDVLLVPAKSEVLPKEVCLKSKLTKKIDLNIPFVSAAMDTVTEYQAAIAMARLGGIGIIHKNMDVETQTLQCKKVKKSESGMIIDPVTIQKHQTLQDAEDIMASYKISGVPVVDENGILLGILTNRDMRFTKDYSKLVEEKMTSMPLITGKEGTTLDEAADIMHANKIEKLPIVDANNKLVGLITIKDINKKREYPNANKDEFGRLRVGAAIGVGQLDRARALVEVGVDVLVLDSAHGHSKGILDTVKAIKAEMDVQIIAGNVATAEATADLIAAGADAVKVGIGPGSICTTRIVAGVGVPQISAIDECAAEGAKTGTPIIADGGIKYSGDVAKALAVGASAVMMGSALAGTEESPGEVILSHGRKFKSYRGMGSIGAMTKGSTDRYFQEGTAADKLVPEGIEGMVPYRGHISDIIHQMVGGLRSSMGYLGSKDIPTFQERAEFVEITSAGLKESHVHDVTITNEAPNYHI from the coding sequence ATGAGAATTAGAAAAAGAGCATTAACATTTGAAGACGTTTTATTAGTACCAGCAAAATCTGAGGTTTTACCAAAAGAAGTTTGCTTAAAATCTAAATTAACAAAAAAAATTGATTTAAATATTCCTTTTGTATCTGCTGCTATGGATACAGTTACTGAATATCAAGCAGCGATTGCAATGGCTAGACTTGGTGGTATTGGTATTATTCATAAAAATATGGATGTTGAAACTCAAACTTTACAATGTAAAAAAGTTAAAAAATCTGAGTCTGGAATGATTATTGATCCAGTTACTATCCAAAAACATCAAACATTACAAGACGCAGAAGATATTATGGCTTCATACAAAATTTCTGGTGTGCCAGTTGTAGATGAAAATGGTATTTTATTAGGTATTTTAACAAATAGAGATATGAGATTTACAAAAGATTATAGTAAATTAGTTGAAGAAAAAATGACTAGTATGCCATTAATTACTGGTAAAGAAGGTACTACTTTAGATGAAGCTGCTGATATTATGCATGCTAATAAAATTGAGAAATTACCAATCGTTGATGCTAACAATAAATTAGTTGGACTAATTACAATTAAAGATATCAACAAAAAAAGAGAATATCCAAATGCAAATAAAGATGAGTTTGGAAGATTAAGAGTAGGTGCTGCTATTGGTGTTGGTCAACTTGATAGAGCAAGAGCTTTAGTTGAAGTTGGTGTTGATGTTTTAGTTTTAGATTCTGCTCACGGTCATTCAAAAGGTATTTTAGACACAGTAAAAGCAATTAAAGCTGAAATGGATGTTCAAATTATTGCTGGTAATGTTGCAACTGCTGAAGCAACTGCTGATTTAATTGCTGCTGGTGCTGATGCTGTTAAAGTAGGAATTGGACCTGGTTCTATTTGTACAACAAGAATCGTTGCAGGTGTTGGTGTTCCTCAAATTTCTGCAATTGATGAGTGTGCTGCTGAAGGTGCTAAAACGGGTACTCCAATTATCGCTGATGGTGGTATTAAATATTCTGGTGATGTTGCAAAAGCATTAGCAGTTGGAGCAAGTGCTGTTATGATGGGAAGTGCATTAGCAGGTACTGAAGAATCTCCAGGTGAAGTTATTTTATCTCATGGTAGAAAATTTAAATCATATAGAGGAATGGGTTCTATTGGAGCTATGACAAAAGGAAGTACTGATAGATATTTCCAAGAAGGAACTGCTGCTGATAAATTAGTTCCAGAAGGAATTGAAGGTATGGTACCATATAGAGGACATATTTCAGATATCATTCACCAAATGGTAGGTGGTTTAAGAAGTTCTATGGGATATTTAGGAAGTAAAGATATTCCTACATTCCAAGAAAGAGCAGAGTTTGTGGAGATTACAAGTGCAGGACTTAAAGAGTCTCACGTACATGATGTAACTATTACAAACGAAGCACCTAATTACCACATCTAA
- a CDS encoding FKBP-type peptidyl-prolyl cis-trans isomerase, with protein MAIKNNQIVLMQYELKANDNIIESNLDGDPIEFTYGKGQLLEGLEERIKDMNAGDEKEVTVPAYEAYGEYDKSLTEQVPINEFEGIDLEIGMILEADGDNGEIFKATVTDVTKEEVTVDYNHPLAGTDLTFKVRIKSIV; from the coding sequence ATGGCAATAAAAAACAATCAAATTGTATTAATGCAATATGAGTTAAAAGCAAATGATAATATTATTGAAAGCAATTTAGACGGTGACCCAATTGAGTTTACATATGGGAAAGGACAACTTTTAGAAGGTTTAGAAGAAAGAATTAAGGATATGAATGCAGGCGATGAAAAAGAGGTTACAGTGCCAGCCTATGAAGCATATGGAGAGTATGACAAATCTTTAACAGAACAAGTTCCAATCAATGAATTTGAAGGAATTGATTTAGAAATAGGCATGATATTAGAAGCAGATGGAGATAATGGTGAAATCTTTAAAGCAACAGTTACAGATGTTACAAAAGAAGAAGTAACGGTAGATTATAATCATCCATTAGCAGGTACTGACTTAACTTTTAAAGTTAGAATTAAATCAATAGTATAA
- a CDS encoding matrixin family metalloprotease, translating to MKILFITLLFLSSLFAGFEKVRIGEISREYEDKITYSQLREIIDDIEKVFESQLGFNVFDYSNDGKPIHLTYLEPTLAQKRLERKINNFEKKKDKISKLKEFFPSKKFEIDTVQEEYNIQSKILNKKIENLNRYVREVNKIKQYPKKEYDEIKNYIKVKKDDIKKETKLKRKLASKLRKSLNQYNNKIHSFNNLVKQSQILANEIESLQRSLKVVKGRAFGQIQTIEKTYIKDGKKFKETTTQSSMDKIEIYSFENLDQLKAVLAHEIAHLVGIPHINDSNALMNPILQKNQEKDLFLTRDDIRNFNENF from the coding sequence ATGAAAATTTTATTTATAACATTACTTTTTCTATCATCTTTATTTGCAGGTTTTGAAAAAGTTAGAATAGGGGAAATTTCAAGGGAATATGAAGATAAAATAACTTATTCGCAACTAAGAGAAATAATTGATGATATTGAAAAAGTATTTGAATCTCAATTAGGGTTTAATGTATTTGATTATTCAAATGATGGGAAACCTATTCATTTAACATATTTAGAACCAACATTAGCTCAAAAAAGATTAGAAAGAAAAATAAATAACTTCGAAAAGAAAAAAGATAAGATATCAAAATTAAAAGAGTTTTTTCCTTCAAAAAAGTTTGAAATAGATACTGTTCAAGAAGAGTATAATATCCAATCAAAAATATTAAATAAGAAAATAGAAAATTTAAATAGATATGTTAGAGAAGTAAATAAAATAAAACAATATCCAAAAAAAGAGTATGATGAAATTAAAAATTACATAAAAGTTAAAAAAGATGATATTAAAAAAGAGACGAAATTAAAAAGAAAGTTAGCGTCTAAGTTAAGAAAGAGCTTGAATCAATATAACAATAAAATCCATTCTTTTAATAATCTAGTAAAACAATCACAAATATTAGCTAATGAGATAGAATCCTTACAAAGAAGTCTAAAGGTTGTAAAAGGAAGAGCATTTGGACAAATTCAAACTATTGAAAAAACATATATAAAAGATGGTAAAAAATTTAAAGAGACTACTACTCAAAGTAGTATGGATAAAATAGAGATTTATAGTTTTGAAAATTTGGATCAATTAAAAGCTGTTTTAGCACATGAAATTGCACATCTTGTTGGAATACCACATATTAATGATTCAAATGCTTTGATGAATCCTATTTTACAAAAGAATCAAGAAAAAGATTTATTTTTGACAAGAGATGATATTAGAAATTTTAATGAAAATTTCTAA
- a CDS encoding type II toxin-antitoxin system antitoxin SocA domain-containing protein yields MNIDITKIANVIVLMIDKKVKNLDDRKLSIMLFLMDYNHKKTVGELIFTDDYIKNKKLPSSVILSELFDIIASQEELSEDDDRLYLIEELIEYIDIDITPKEKFTELKFSKNEEFDDEIFSKEELKTINKIITNFKDTSFRNIANEPFSLDLFRDKKDGEMIF; encoded by the coding sequence ATGAATATAGATATTACAAAAATTGCAAATGTAATAGTTTTAATGATAGATAAAAAAGTAAAAAACTTAGATGATAGAAAACTATCAATTATGCTATTTTTGATGGATTACAATCATAAAAAAACTGTTGGAGAATTAATTTTTACAGATGATTATATAAAAAATAAGAAACTTCCTTCTTCAGTAATATTAAGTGAACTATTTGATATTATAGCTTCTCAAGAGGAGTTAAGTGAAGATGATGATAGATTGTATCTAATAGAAGAACTTATTGAATACATAGATATAGATATTACTCCAAAAGAAAAATTTACAGAATTAAAATTTTCTAAAAATGAAGAGTTTGATGATGAAATATTTTCAAAAGAAGAGTTAAAGACTATCAACAAAATCATTACAAACTTTAAAGACACAAGCTTTAGAAATATTGCAAATGAACCTTTTAGTTTAGATTTATTTAGAGATAAAAAAGATGGAGAAATGATTTTTTAG
- a CDS encoding ACP phosphodiesterase yields MNWLAHIFLSEQNIDFQIGNYLADPLKGKLWEDASENLQNGLKTHILIDSFTDSHDVVKRSKNRLRDSGLLKSIVMDITYDYFLSKHWNKYCNISFEDYTNQFYKKATQRVDSFPFKAANSVERIIKYKILNKYQTLQDLEVAFIRIDRRLSPKLLSRDTTVSYYKAVSKNINELEEDFIEFFPQLCDMVRENVNKDKITHWKI; encoded by the coding sequence ATGAATTGGTTGGCACATATTTTTCTTTCTGAACAAAATATAGATTTCCAAATAGGAAACTATTTAGCAGACCCCTTAAAAGGTAAGCTTTGGGAAGATGCTAGCGAAAATCTTCAAAATGGTCTTAAAACTCACATTTTAATTGATTCTTTCACAGATTCCCATGATGTAGTAAAAAGAAGTAAAAATAGACTTAGAGATAGTGGATTATTAAAATCCATAGTTATGGATATAACTTATGACTATTTTTTATCTAAACATTGGAATAAATATTGTAATATTTCTTTTGAAGATTATACAAATCAGTTTTATAAAAAAGCTACCCAAAGAGTTGATAGTTTTCCTTTTAAGGCTGCAAATAGTGTTGAGAGAATCATCAAATACAAAATTTTAAATAAATATCAAACCCTACAAGATTTAGAAGTGGCATTTATTAGAATTGATAGAAGGTTATCACCTAAACTTTTATCAAGAGACACTACAGTTAGTTACTATAAAGCCGTAAGTAAAAACATAAATGAGCTTGAAGAAGATTTTATAGAGTTTTTCCCTCAACTATGTGATATGGTTAGAGAAAATGTTAATAAAGATAAAATTACACACTGGAAAATTTAA
- a CDS encoding DCC1-like thiol-disulfide oxidoreductase family protein: MKIEIYYDKDCPFCKNYAQLIKLRKSNDITIINARDNILDIKEFAKKGFDINNGVIVVADTLIFQGSEAIIFLQKVTDGKLFLYDNILFKKVLYPIIKFIRRVLLIILGKTPNIKY, translated from the coding sequence ATGAAAATAGAAATTTATTATGATAAAGATTGTCCCTTTTGTAAAAACTATGCACAATTAATAAAATTAAGAAAATCAAATGATATTACAATAATAAATGCAAGAGATAATATATTAGATATAAAAGAGTTTGCAAAAAAAGGTTTTGATATAAACAATGGTGTAATTGTAGTAGCTGATACTTTGATTTTCCAAGGAAGTGAAGCAATAATATTTTTACAAAAAGTTACAGATGGGAAGTTATTTCTTTATGATAATATTTTGTTTAAAAAAGTTTTATATCCAATTATAAAATTTATAAGAAGAGTGTTATTAATAATACTTGGGAAAACCCCAAATATTAAATATTAG
- a CDS encoding YeeE/YedE family protein, with protein sequence MFENFEIYQIVNALGLILGLLFGAIAQKNQFCFSGSIKDYIQTKSTRRGASVIMAMIIAIIATTIAGNYFEFDVTETRYYKEDINYFAIILGGLLFGTGMMIADGCSNRQLVKFGQGDSRSLITLLFIGLFAYATTKGLLFDILNPFTNNETLIQWSSNLENFTMNIYVVVAILFGILFMLTKNIKRMFTLIDGVLIGLLVAAAWSITWVLGQESMERIIPLDGVSYVYPTAQTIELFMYYQVNYLTFPICLVIGVIVGTFAMSFVNKKYSFGCTASQKINRVTYNMIGGALMGTGGVMSIGCTVGQGLSGMSTLAFSSFLAISSIFISGVITARILHKKDKLPMCFIFEWKDKENQDYQI encoded by the coding sequence ATGTTTGAAAATTTTGAAATTTATCAAATAGTAAATGCCCTAGGATTGATTCTAGGATTATTATTTGGTGCAATTGCACAAAAAAATCAATTTTGTTTTAGTGGGTCAATAAAAGACTATATCCAAACAAAGTCAACTAGACGAGGAGCTTCAGTTATTATGGCAATGATAATAGCAATAATTGCAACAACAATAGCTGGAAACTACTTTGAATTTGATGTAACAGAAACAAGATACTACAAAGAAGATATCAATTACTTTGCAATTATTCTTGGTGGATTATTGTTTGGTACAGGAATGATGATAGCTGATGGTTGTAGTAATAGACAACTTGTGAAGTTTGGACAAGGAGATTCTAGATCTCTTATAACTTTACTTTTTATTGGTCTTTTTGCATACGCAACTACAAAAGGTTTATTATTTGATATTTTAAATCCATTTACAAATAATGAAACATTAATACAATGGTCAAGTAATTTAGAAAACTTTACAATGAATATCTATGTTGTAGTGGCTATATTGTTTGGTATTTTATTTATGTTAACTAAAAATATAAAAAGAATGTTCACACTTATTGATGGTGTATTAATTGGTCTTTTAGTAGCAGCTGCTTGGAGTATAACTTGGGTTTTAGGCCAAGAAAGTATGGAGAGAATAATCCCTCTTGATGGTGTTTCTTATGTATATCCAACTGCACAAACAATTGAGTTATTTATGTATTACCAAGTTAATTATTTAACATTCCCTATTTGTTTAGTTATAGGAGTGATTGTTGGAACTTTTGCTATGTCATTTGTAAACAAAAAATATAGCTTTGGATGTACTGCAAGCCAAAAAATCAATAGAGTAACATACAATATGATTGGTGGTGCTTTAATGGGAACAGGAGGAGTTATGTCTATAGGTTGTACAGTAGGTCAAGGTTTAAGTGGAATGTCAACTTTAGCATTCTCTTCATTTCTTGCTATTAGTTCAATCTTTATTTCAGGAGTTATAACTGCTAGAATTTTACATAAAAAAGATAAACTTCCTATGTGTTTTATCTTTGAATGGAAAGATAAAGAAAATCAAGATTATCAAATCTAA
- a CDS encoding coproporphyrinogen III oxidase codes for MILAKDKNAKGAYELVRSLQHRFVDGLNNLSAKYGENRPFEEVIWYRDEGTHGGGSRFEARDNVLFNTASVNVSQVHYDDMEEKQLQSATAISTIIHPKNPNVSSIHIHISLTCLRSGHAYWRVMADLNPAIVFEEDKTSFSEAIKDLAGITFEEGTAQGDKYFNIPALNRHRGVVHFYLENYKTTDEQADYNFALKFGQGIIDNYLEITENAIQTRTSFSVHDIKAQLDYHTLYLFQVLTLDRGTTSGLLVHNQNDVGIMGSLPSFINKALLKSWAQKVETPQDILVNSIVEVIDDNGIIDENTKEKLATVVREHYKKYPESLKYQASGNIIPSTVANHKK; via the coding sequence ATGATTTTGGCAAAAGATAAAAACGCTAAAGGTGCTTATGAGTTAGTAAGAAGCTTACAACATAGATTTGTAGATGGTTTAAATAATTTAAGTGCTAAATATGGAGAAAACAGACCTTTTGAAGAAGTGATTTGGTATAGAGATGAAGGAACTCATGGTGGAGGAAGTAGATTTGAAGCTAGAGATAATGTTTTATTTAACACAGCTAGCGTAAATGTATCTCAAGTTCACTATGATGATATGGAAGAAAAACAGTTACAAAGTGCAACTGCAATTTCAACTATTATTCATCCAAAAAATCCAAATGTAAGTTCAATTCATATTCATATTAGTTTAACTTGCCTAAGATCTGGTCATGCTTATTGGAGAGTAATGGCTGATTTAAACCCTGCAATTGTTTTTGAAGAAGATAAAACATCATTTAGTGAAGCAATAAAAGATTTAGCAGGTATTACTTTTGAAGAAGGAACTGCACAAGGTGACAAATATTTTAATATTCCAGCTTTAAATAGACATAGAGGTGTAGTTCACTTTTATTTAGAAAACTATAAAACTACTGATGAACAAGCTGATTATAACTTTGCATTAAAATTTGGACAAGGAATTATTGATAACTATCTTGAAATTACTGAAAATGCAATCCAGACTAGAACATCATTTAGTGTTCATGATATAAAAGCTCAACTTGATTATCATACTTTATATCTATTCCAAGTTTTAACACTAGATAGAGGTACAACTTCAGGACTTTTAGTTCATAATCAAAATGATGTTGGAATTATGGGTTCTCTTCCAAGTTTTATAAATAAAGCCTTATTAAAATCATGGGCTCAAAAAGTTGAAACTCCACAAGACATACTTGTAAACTCAATTGTTGAAGTAATTGATGATAATGGAATAATCGATGAAAATACAAAAGAAAAGTTAGCAACAGTAGTAAGAGAACATTATAAAAAATATCCTGAATCATTAAAATATCAAGCAAGTGGAAATATAATACCAAGTACTGTTGCAAATCATAAAAAATAG
- a CDS encoding nucleoside 2-deoxyribosyltransferase: MKKIYIAGPDVFEPNSIEIGRKYSNLCEKYGFKGLYPLDNVVDFNQEKRKIAQDIFKANVELIKQADIIIANLNAFRGKEADSGTIWECGYASALGKKVYGYIAKNLNYIDTFNEDETKKLNGIVVDLDSKTIEDFDYQINLMIACSVEKLVIGGFEDCLKELEK; this comes from the coding sequence ATGAAAAAGATATATATAGCAGGACCGGATGTATTTGAACCAAACTCAATAGAAATTGGGAGGAAATACTCAAACCTTTGTGAAAAATATGGTTTTAAAGGACTTTATCCCTTAGATAATGTAGTTGATTTTAACCAAGAAAAAAGAAAAATTGCCCAAGATATTTTTAAAGCAAATGTGGAACTTATAAAGCAAGCAGATATCATAATAGCAAATCTAAATGCATTTAGAGGGAAAGAGGCTGATAGTGGAACTATTTGGGAGTGTGGATATGCAAGTGCATTAGGGAAAAAAGTATATGGATATATAGCAAAAAATTTAAACTATATAGATACTTTTAATGAAGATGAAACTAAAAAATTAAACGGTATAGTTGTAGATTTAGATAGTAAAACAATTGAAGATTTTGACTATCAAATAAATCTTATGATAGCTTGTAGCGTTGAAAAACTAGTAATTGGTGGATTTGAAGATTGTTTAAAGGAGTTAGAAAAGTGA
- a CDS encoding protein tyrosine phosphatase family protein — MSKILNYIKINELISTSGQPKIEQFEEIANEGFEVVINLALNDSSNAIENEDKIVTSLGMSYLHIPVSFEEPKLSDLKLFLNTLQALGANKVWVHCAKNYRVSAFMYVYHKYVLNTPFDEVDLSMFKKWSPNELWQALMKVEIDELKSV; from the coding sequence ATGAGTAAGATACTAAACTACATAAAAATTAATGAACTGATTTCAACTTCAGGTCAACCAAAAATTGAACAGTTTGAAGAGATTGCAAATGAAGGTTTTGAAGTTGTGATAAATCTTGCATTAAATGATTCTTCAAATGCTATTGAAAATGAAGATAAAATTGTAACAAGTCTAGGAATGAGCTATTTACATATACCTGTGAGTTTTGAAGAACCAAAATTAAGTGATTTGAAACTATTTTTAAATACTCTACAGGCACTTGGAGCAAATAAAGTTTGGGTTCACTGTGCAAAAAATTATAGAGTAAGTGCTTTTATGTATGTTTATCATAAATATGTTTTAAACACACCATTTGATGAAGTTGATTTATCAATGTTTAAAAAGTGGAGTCCAAATGAATTATGGCAAGCATTAATGAAAGTAGAAATTGATGAGTTAAAGTCTGTTTAG
- the metX gene encoding homoserine O-acetyltransferase MetX, with translation MKIETKVEKFTEPLHLESGRILEEFELIYETYGELNEDKSNVIVICHALAGSHHVAGRYADEAKPGWWDKFIGDGKTIDTTKYFVICSNNLGSTFGSTNPLSIDPSTKKEYRLKFPVLAISDVVKAQMRLYDRLGIKNAFAVIGGSMGGMQTLCYAIEHPTFAKHYLAMATTAYTRPWAIAINKLAIESIRHDPIFKNGFYKKDDLEASGLPGLAIGRMAGLIAYLSPGLFNRKFGRDYASTDGLYELFGRFEVEKYLEYNAYSFPKIFDPLSYLYICKTMNIFDAGRNKDKLADSFDKVQGKLHLISFSDDMLFFPEEMEEIRDIMIELGKEKQVTYKMIDSKCGHDSFLVEVEKFKDYVSEILKD, from the coding sequence TTGAAAATCGAAACAAAAGTAGAAAAATTTACTGAACCTTTGCATCTAGAAAGTGGTAGGATTTTAGAAGAGTTTGAACTAATCTATGAAACTTATGGTGAGTTAAATGAAGATAAATCAAATGTAATTGTGATTTGTCATGCACTTGCAGGAAGCCACCATGTTGCAGGAAGATATGCCGATGAAGCAAAACCAGGTTGGTGGGATAAATTCATAGGTGATGGTAAAACAATAGATACAACAAAATATTTTGTAATTTGTTCGAATAATCTTGGAAGTACTTTTGGTTCTACAAACCCTTTAAGTATAGATCCAAGTACTAAAAAAGAGTATAGATTAAAATTTCCAGTTTTAGCAATATCTGATGTTGTAAAAGCTCAAATGAGACTTTATGATAGATTAGGTATAAAAAATGCTTTCGCAGTTATTGGTGGAAGTATGGGTGGAATGCAAACACTTTGTTATGCAATAGAGCATCCAACTTTTGCAAAACACTATTTAGCTATGGCAACTACAGCATATACTAGACCTTGGGCAATTGCTATTAATAAACTTGCAATTGAGTCAATTCGACATGACCCAATATTTAAAAATGGTTTTTATAAAAAAGATGATTTAGAAGCAAGTGGACTTCCAGGACTTGCTATTGGAAGAATGGCAGGCCTAATTGCATATTTATCTCCAGGTCTTTTTAATAGAAAGTTTGGAAGAGATTATGCATCAACTGATGGTTTATATGAACTTTTTGGGAGATTTGAAGTAGAAAAATACTTAGAATACAACGCATATAGCTTCCCAAAAATATTTGATCCCTTATCATATTTGTATATTTGTAAGACTATGAATATTTTTGATGCAGGAAGAAATAAGGACAAATTAGCAGACTCTTTTGATAAGGTTCAAGGAAAACTTCATCTTATTTCATTTAGTGATGATATGCTATTTTTCCCTGAAGAGATGGAAGAGATTAGAGATATTATGATTGAGCTTGGAAAAGAAAAACAAGTAACATATAAAATGATTGATAGTAAATGCGGACATGACTCTTTTTTAGTTGAAGTAGAAAAATTTAAAGATTATGTTAGTGAAATTTTAAAGGATTAA
- the xseB gene encoding exodeoxyribonuclease VII small subunit: protein MNEIKEELETLSFEQKVVKAKELLEKLSNPQITLSDSIEVYKNGMKELEEAQKLLDEAKLIFTTENKN from the coding sequence ATGAATGAAATTAAAGAAGAATTAGAAACACTAAGTTTTGAGCAAAAAGTAGTAAAAGCAAAAGAGCTTTTAGAAAAACTTTCAAATCCTCAAATCACTTTAAGTGATTCTATTGAAGTATATAAAAATGGAATGAAAGAGCTAGAAGAGGCTCAAAAACTTCTTGATGAAGCAAAACTTATCTTCACTACTGAAAATAAAAACTAA